The following are encoded in a window of Bacillota bacterium genomic DNA:
- the secF gene encoding protein translocase subunit SecF, with the protein MNLIKLRKFWYLLSLLVIIPGLLSFFAKWHVLGKPLNYGIDFTGGSLIEIRFQRPVNSGEVRAVLSELGLAEGGRVQTTAGNAVLIRTRDLTQEESDRLLKGLEQKVGALELLRNEKVGPAIGKELRNKAILSLVIAFALMIIYITIRFEFRFALAAIAALLHDILVTVGLVSLLWLEVDGAFIAALLTIVGYSINDTIVIFDRIRENLAQRKKEPLDEVIHNSIIQTLARSINTVLTVIFCLVVLIIFGGVTIRSFMVTMLIGVISGCYSSIFNASPLWYDLRRLTGS; encoded by the coding sequence ATGAATTTAATCAAACTGCGCAAGTTCTGGTATCTCCTCTCGCTCCTGGTAATTATTCCAGGGTTGCTCTCTTTTTTTGCAAAGTGGCATGTTCTGGGGAAGCCGCTGAATTACGGGATTGATTTTACCGGGGGGAGCCTTATTGAGATCAGGTTCCAGCGCCCCGTGAATTCAGGGGAGGTCCGGGCCGTGCTCTCTGAACTGGGTCTGGCCGAGGGTGGCAGGGTCCAAACCACTGCCGGAAATGCAGTTCTCATCCGCACCCGTGACCTTACCCAGGAGGAGAGCGACAGGCTGCTCAAAGGCCTGGAACAGAAGGTGGGAGCCCTGGAGCTGTTGAGGAATGAAAAGGTTGGGCCCGCGATCGGCAAAGAACTCAGAAATAAAGCCATTTTATCTCTGGTAATTGCCTTTGCTTTGATGATCATTTACATCACAATCCGGTTCGAGTTTCGTTTTGCCCTGGCAGCAATTGCCGCCCTGCTGCACGATATTCTGGTGACGGTAGGTCTGGTTTCCCTGCTCTGGCTGGAGGTGGACGGCGCCTTTATTGCCGCCCTTTTGACCATAGTGGGTTATTCCATTAACGATACTATTGTCATCTTCGACCGGATCCGGGAAAACCTGGCCCAGCGGAAAAAAGAACCCCTTGATGAAGTGATTCACAACAGCATCATCCAAACCCTGGCCCGCTCCATCAACACCGTCCTGACCGTAATCTTCTGTTTGGTGGTGCTGATCATCTTCGGGGGAGTGACGATCAGGTCCTTTATGGTGACAATGCTGATCGGGGTGATCAGCGGCTGCTACTCATCGATCTTTAACGCCAGCCCCTTGTGGTACGATCTCCGGCGCCTCACCGGATCTTGA
- the tgt gene encoding tRNA guanosine(34) transglycosylase Tgt, protein MGSFHFEVLKKCRKTGARLGRLHTARGIVHTPAFMPVGTQATVKTLTPEEVRDLGAEMILCNTYHLYLRPGPEVIRAAGGLHRFMNWRGPILTDSGGYQVFSLAPLREVSDEGVHFRSHLDGSHHFLSPEKVMEVQAILGSDIAMVLDECPPFPCSYEEALNAVDRTTLWAERCRRVSPPPGQAVFGIVQGSVFPELRLRSARALTALDFAGYAVGGLSVGEPKDVMYEILEYTVSFLPEDKPRYLMGVGSADCLLEGVFRGFDLFDCVLPTRVARNGTALTAWGKVVVRNAEYADDFQPVEPGCGCYTCRNFTRAYLRHLFKAGEILGHRLLTIHNLYFTLNLMKRIRRALWEDRFEELREDFTNRIIQQNNRK, encoded by the coding sequence ATGGGGTCGTTTCATTTTGAGGTGCTCAAAAAATGCAGGAAAACCGGGGCGCGTCTGGGAAGACTCCACACCGCAAGGGGGATTGTCCACACCCCGGCGTTTATGCCCGTTGGCACCCAGGCGACAGTCAAAACCTTGACTCCGGAAGAGGTAAGGGATCTGGGTGCGGAAATGATTTTGTGCAATACCTACCACTTGTATCTGAGGCCGGGGCCGGAGGTTATCCGGGCGGCCGGAGGACTGCACCGCTTTATGAACTGGAGAGGGCCCATTCTAACCGACAGCGGCGGGTATCAGGTCTTCAGCCTTGCCCCCCTGCGGGAGGTGAGCGATGAAGGTGTTCACTTCCGTTCTCATCTTGATGGTTCGCACCATTTCCTCAGCCCCGAAAAGGTGATGGAAGTTCAGGCAATTCTTGGTTCCGATATTGCGATGGTCCTTGATGAATGCCCTCCTTTTCCGTGCTCTTACGAGGAAGCCTTGAACGCCGTGGATCGAACAACACTCTGGGCGGAAAGGTGCCGCCGCGTTTCGCCCCCTCCCGGCCAGGCGGTTTTCGGAATCGTACAGGGGAGCGTCTTTCCGGAGCTGCGCTTAAGGTCTGCCCGCGCCCTGACCGCGCTCGATTTTGCAGGTTACGCAGTTGGCGGGCTCAGTGTGGGGGAACCGAAAGACGTGATGTACGAGATTCTGGAATATACTGTTTCTTTTCTTCCTGAGGATAAGCCCAGGTATCTGATGGGTGTGGGAAGTGCGGATTGCTTGCTGGAGGGGGTTTTCCGGGGGTTTGATCTTTTTGACTGCGTCCTGCCGACCAGGGTGGCGCGCAACGGAACGGCCCTCACTGCCTGGGGCAAGGTTGTCGTCCGGAACGCGGAGTATGCGGACGACTTTCAACCTGTAGAGCCGGGGTGTGGCTGTTATACCTGCCGGAATTTTACAAGGGCTTACCTGAGGCATCTTTTTAAAGCGGGGGAAATTCTGGGCCACCGTCTCCTGACGATCCACAACCTTTACTTCACCCTGAATCTTATGAAGAGAATCCGCCGGGCTCTTTGGGAAGATCGTTTTGAAGAGTTGCGGGAGGATTTTACGAATCGGATAATTCAACAAAATAACCGGAAATGA
- a CDS encoding SpoIID/LytB domain-containing protein, giving the protein MEMRREHLALFCLFVLTAICIFANPDRAAAAEAPLIRVALDEGVPAAVFNVVQGGYALVDGASGISLGAPAPGETWSVTASGTALLVQGGGLTRAEPFQGPLLLQAKEKEQLNLFAYKGVQYRGDLVVQNLGGRLLVVNLIDLERYLYGVVGREMGGGAAPEAYCAQAVVSRSYALAMKGLNPWYDVGKDAATQVYGGYTGEAAYAVNGKNPVVEAVERTRGEVLEYLGTLVRAFFHANAGGHTEDSENVWLEALPYLRGVPSPADAYAETYGSWAAGTYRWTKTVERKDLEAKLGIGRIREIRVSRCRTTVTRDPVTGKLRREFLPGTRTVSGRVTEVTIIGSEGVKSFYRDGIRAPFGLKSTLFDLSFEGGLRVLNAQGEVQALAEPGVWILRKGDRLVSFQDRGDFCVIGRGGRLNSSGSSFERLVFAGRGYGHGVGLSQWGARGLAVQGYTYREILELYYNQGKNNGNLQIVGNYGF; this is encoded by the coding sequence ATGGAGATGCGGAGGGAACACCTGGCCCTGTTCTGTCTCTTTGTGCTGACTGCCATCTGCATTTTCGCGAATCCCGACCGGGCAGCGGCCGCGGAAGCCCCTCTCATCCGGGTCGCCCTTGATGAGGGGGTTCCGGCTGCGGTGTTCAATGTGGTGCAGGGGGGTTATGCTCTGGTTGACGGGGCCTCAGGCATTTCCCTGGGCGCTCCTGCGCCGGGCGAGACCTGGTCCGTGACCGCCTCCGGGACCGCGCTTTTGGTTCAGGGGGGCGGCTTAACGAGGGCCGAGCCCTTTCAGGGACCCCTCCTCTTGCAGGCAAAAGAGAAGGAGCAGCTCAATCTCTTTGCATACAAGGGGGTCCAGTACCGGGGGGACCTGGTTGTGCAAAATCTCGGCGGCAGGCTCCTGGTGGTTAACCTGATCGATCTCGAGAGATATCTTTACGGTGTGGTGGGAAGAGAGATGGGAGGGGGAGCTGCTCCTGAGGCGTACTGCGCCCAGGCGGTTGTTTCCCGTTCTTATGCCCTTGCTATGAAGGGCCTCAACCCCTGGTATGATGTGGGGAAGGACGCAGCCACCCAGGTTTACGGTGGATACACCGGGGAGGCTGCATATGCCGTAAACGGGAAAAACCCTGTCGTGGAAGCGGTGGAGAGAACGAGGGGGGAGGTGCTTGAATATCTTGGTACACTGGTGAGGGCGTTCTTTCATGCCAATGCCGGGGGTCACACCGAAGATTCGGAGAACGTCTGGCTGGAGGCCCTTCCCTATTTGAGGGGCGTCCCCAGCCCGGCTGACGCCTACGCGGAAACTTACGGGAGTTGGGCCGCCGGCACCTACCGCTGGACGAAAACTGTGGAGCGGAAGGATTTGGAGGCAAAGCTGGGTATCGGCAGGATCAGGGAGATTCGGGTCTCCCGCTGCCGCACCACGGTGACCCGGGATCCTGTGACGGGCAAGTTGCGCAGGGAGTTTCTCCCGGGAACGCGCACCGTCTCGGGAAGGGTGACCGAAGTTACGATTATCGGGAGTGAAGGGGTGAAGAGTTTTTACAGAGATGGAATCCGCGCCCCCTTCGGCCTTAAGAGCACCCTGTTTGATCTTTCTTTTGAAGGAGGCCTCCGGGTCTTGAACGCACAGGGGGAGGTGCAGGCCCTTGCGGAGCCCGGGGTCTGGATCCTGAGAAAAGGGGACCGGCTGGTTTCTTTCCAGGATCGGGGAGACTTTTGCGTGATCGGCCGGGGGGGCAGGCTGAACTCTTCAGGCAGCTCGTTTGAAAGGCTGGTCTTTGCCGGGCGGGGGTACGGGCATGGAGTGGGTTTGAGCCAGTGGGGAGCGCGGGGCCTCGCGGTTCAGGGGTATACTTACCGTGAAATCTTGGAACTTTATTATAATCAGGGAAAAAACAACGGGAACCTCCAAATTGTCGGGAATTATGGATTCTGA
- a CDS encoding type II toxin-antitoxin system PemK/MazF family toxin, with translation MIVTRDGFYIERGDIFLIELGTDGNGEKIRQPVLVIQNDIGNRFCNSVIVVPLYPNLQLKHLLLGVVLEAGGGVGLATDHVALFTQIRTVDKACFRRDNFLGHPDAQVMARVDEAIKLSLGLSTIQRLQTRQQLFQKWRMQTRNKVC, from the coding sequence GTGATCGTTACCAGGGACGGTTTCTACATCGAACGGGGCGACATTTTCCTGATAGAACTGGGAACCGACGGGAACGGGGAGAAAATCAGGCAGCCCGTTCTCGTAATTCAGAACGACATCGGCAACCGCTTCTGCAATTCGGTAATCGTTGTCCCCCTTTATCCCAACCTTCAACTGAAGCACCTTTTGCTGGGAGTGGTTTTAGAAGCAGGAGGGGGCGTCGGTCTGGCGACGGATCATGTGGCCCTGTTTACCCAGATAAGAACTGTAGACAAGGCATGCTTTCGGAGAGATAATTTTTTAGGACACCCTGATGCTCAGGTGATGGCTCGGGTTGACGAAGCCATTAAGTTGAGCCTGGGCCTGAGCACGATTCAGCGTTTGCAAACCAGGCAGCAGCTTTTTCAGAAGTGGCGGATGCAAACGAGAAATAAAGTGTGCTGA
- the cobT gene encoding nicotinate-nucleotide--dimethylbenzimidazole phosphoribosyltransferase yields the protein MGGFALLLESTIGKIGEICDEARAKARERLDQLTKPRGSLGMLEDVAAQIAGITGQSLPRLENKAVIVMAGDHGVVAEGVSAYPQEVTPQMVRNFLRGGAAINVLARQAGARVVCVDMGVAAPLDEPGLINRKIAPGTKNFISGPAMTREEARAAVEAGIEIANQAISEGVNLLATGDMGIGNTTPSTAILAAFTGFPVPLITGRGTGLDQPGVQRKVEVIEQALKVNNPDPRDGLDVLAKVGGFEIGGLAGVILGAAAARVPVVIDGFISGAAAMVARSLAPRAVNYVIASHLSEEPGHRVMLTWLGIKPMLQMQMRLGEGTGAVLAFHLVEAALRILREMATFGEAGVTGEMVV from the coding sequence ATGGGAGGGTTTGCTTTGCTGCTGGAGAGCACGATTGGGAAGATCGGAGAAATCTGTGACGAGGCGCGGGCGAAGGCGCGGGAGAGGCTGGATCAGCTCACAAAACCCCGGGGGAGCCTGGGGATGCTGGAGGATGTGGCAGCCCAAATTGCAGGGATTACGGGGCAAAGCTTGCCCCGGCTTGAAAACAAGGCCGTCATCGTCATGGCGGGGGACCACGGGGTGGTGGCAGAGGGGGTAAGCGCCTATCCTCAAGAGGTAACTCCTCAGATGGTGCGGAATTTTTTAAGGGGCGGAGCGGCCATCAACGTCCTGGCGCGGCAGGCCGGCGCCAGGGTTGTTTGTGTGGATATGGGGGTGGCCGCGCCTCTTGACGAACCAGGGCTGATTAACCGTAAGATTGCCCCCGGTACGAAAAACTTTATCTCAGGTCCTGCCATGACGCGGGAGGAGGCGAGGGCGGCCGTTGAGGCGGGGATTGAGATCGCAAATCAGGCCATTTCAGAAGGGGTGAATTTGCTGGCAACGGGAGACATGGGGATCGGCAACACAACCCCCAGCACCGCGATTTTGGCCGCCTTTACGGGTTTCCCTGTTCCTTTGATTACCGGGAGAGGAACGGGGTTGGATCAGCCTGGGGTGCAGCGGAAGGTGGAAGTGATAGAGCAGGCTTTAAAGGTGAACAACCCCGACCCCCGCGACGGTCTGGATGTTCTGGCAAAAGTAGGGGGTTTTGAAATCGGGGGGCTGGCCGGGGTGATCCTGGGGGCTGCTGCGGCCCGCGTTCCGGTTGTGATAGATGGTTTCATCTCCGGGGCGGCTGCGATGGTTGCCCGCTCCCTTGCACCCCGCGCGGTTAATTACGTGATCGCCTCACACCTTTCCGAGGAGCCGGGTCACCGGGTTATGCTGACGTGGTTGGGGATAAAACCCATGCTGCAGATGCAGATGCGTCTGGGTGAAGGAACAGGAGCGGTGCTTGCCTTTCACCTGGTGGAGGCGGCCTTGAGAATTCTGCGGGAAATGGCCACCTTCGGCGAGGCCGGGGTAACAGGAGAGATGGTTGTTTAA
- a CDS encoding HD domain-containing protein, producing the protein MVTLDDVKKDSCVDTLIRVGNENLGIMGYTEHGFRHLNLVASIAYNVMKRLGYPQREAELAAIAGYLHDIGNVVNRNGHHWSGAVLAYFILNRLGMDPEEVSTIVAAIGNHDEQTGQPVSNVAAALILADKSDVHRTRVRNPERSSFDIHDRVNFAVERSFLRVEEGKRAIILELEIDSRVSPVMDYFEIFLTRMLMCRRAANFLGCRFGLQINGNRLL; encoded by the coding sequence CTGGTCACATTAGATGATGTTAAAAAGGACAGCTGCGTGGATACCCTGATTCGCGTGGGAAATGAAAATCTGGGAATTATGGGGTACACCGAGCACGGTTTCCGGCACCTGAATCTGGTGGCCAGCATCGCTTACAACGTTATGAAAAGGTTGGGCTACCCCCAGCGGGAGGCCGAACTGGCTGCCATTGCGGGGTACCTTCACGATATCGGAAATGTTGTGAACAGGAACGGTCACCACTGGTCGGGAGCCGTTCTTGCTTATTTTATCTTGAACAGGCTGGGAATGGATCCCGAAGAGGTCAGCACAATTGTTGCTGCCATTGGAAACCATGACGAGCAGACAGGACAGCCCGTCAGCAATGTCGCGGCTGCCCTGATTCTTGCAGATAAGTCCGACGTCCACCGGACGCGGGTCAGGAATCCGGAGCGCAGCAGCTTCGATATTCACGACCGGGTCAATTTTGCTGTTGAGCGCTCTTTTTTGCGGGTTGAAGAAGGAAAAAGGGCGATCATTCTGGAATTAGAGATCGATTCCAGGGTCAGCCCTGTAATGGACTACTTTGAAATCTTTCTCACCCGCATGCTGATGTGCCGGCGCGCTGCCAATTTTTTAGGTTGCAGGTTTGGCCTTCAAATAAACGGGAACAGACTCCTTTAA
- the secD gene encoding protein translocase subunit SecD, with protein METGKLLFLVLLILCVAVFSARPLAAQLQRRLGLDLKGGVHVVYEAVSTPDAPVTSDSITRLIGIIRNRVDALGVTEPLIQKEGARRVVVELPGVRDPEEAVRLIGRTAHLEFKTEDGKTVLTGKDLKDARAQLNPNTNEPEVLLKFNKEGARIFGQVTTANVKKRIAIYLDDRLLTAPVVDEPITTGDAVIRGGYQTLEEAQREAVLLRSGALPVKVKLMEKRSIGPLLGKDSLDRSLRAGIIGVALIFIFMVLYYRLPGLVADLSLIVYGLIVIGVFLLIKATLTLPGIAGFILSVGMAVDANIIIYERLKEELRTGKTLRAAIDAGFHHAFRTILDANITTLIAAAVLYYFGSGPIRGFAVTLSIGILTSMFTAITFTRFVLHSIARSRLVLNPKAYGA; from the coding sequence CTGGAAACGGGGAAACTTTTGTTCCTGGTGCTGCTCATCCTCTGTGTTGCTGTTTTTTCCGCGAGGCCCCTGGCAGCGCAGCTGCAGAGGCGTTTGGGGCTCGATCTCAAGGGAGGCGTTCATGTCGTTTACGAGGCGGTTTCCACCCCTGATGCTCCTGTGACTTCGGATTCGATCACCAGGCTCATCGGCATCATCAGGAACAGGGTCGATGCCCTGGGTGTTACCGAGCCCCTCATTCAAAAAGAAGGCGCGAGGCGGGTTGTGGTGGAATTGCCGGGAGTCAGGGATCCGGAGGAGGCAGTTCGCTTGATCGGGCGCACCGCCCATCTGGAATTTAAAACCGAGGACGGGAAAACCGTTCTGACGGGAAAGGATCTGAAAGATGCCCGTGCCCAGTTGAACCCTAACACAAACGAACCCGAGGTTCTCCTGAAGTTTAACAAAGAAGGGGCAAGAATTTTCGGTCAGGTCACAACGGCAAATGTCAAAAAGAGGATCGCCATTTACCTGGATGATAGACTCTTGACTGCTCCTGTTGTGGATGAGCCGATTACAACGGGCGATGCGGTGATCAGGGGAGGGTACCAGACCCTGGAGGAGGCCCAGCGGGAGGCGGTTTTATTGCGCTCCGGCGCTCTCCCCGTCAAGGTTAAATTGATGGAAAAGCGGAGCATTGGGCCTCTTTTGGGAAAGGATTCTCTGGATCGGAGCCTGCGGGCCGGGATCATCGGGGTTGCGCTCATTTTTATCTTCATGGTGCTTTATTACCGGCTCCCGGGTCTGGTCGCCGACCTTTCGCTGATCGTTTACGGCTTGATCGTAATCGGGGTTTTCCTTTTAATTAAAGCAACACTCACCCTGCCGGGAATTGCCGGTTTCATCCTCTCCGTCGGGATGGCGGTGGATGCCAACATCATTATCTACGAGCGCCTCAAAGAAGAGTTAAGAACGGGAAAGACTCTCCGTGCTGCGATTGACGCCGGCTTCCACCATGCCTTCCGCACCATTCTGGATGCCAATATTACGACTCTGATTGCGGCGGCAGTGCTGTACTACTTTGGTAGCGGTCCCATCCGGGGTTTTGCCGTGACTTTAAGCATTGGTATTTTAACCAGCATGTTTACAGCGATCACATTCACCCGTTTTGTTTTGCATTCGATCGCGCGGTCGCGGCTGGTGCTGAATCCTAAGGCTTACGGTGCCTGA
- a CDS encoding LapA family protein: MQRYTIGVLLFALLISIFAVQNAGPVRIKLFFWTVPEIPLVLVILGTTLCGLVVGILLARFARKREAPPRASFSKTRERTRDEDVS; encoded by the coding sequence ATGCAGCGTTATACGATTGGGGTCCTTTTGTTTGCCCTGCTGATCTCGATTTTTGCGGTGCAGAACGCAGGCCCCGTCAGGATTAAGCTTTTTTTCTGGACGGTTCCCGAGATCCCCCTTGTCCTGGTGATTTTAGGAACGACCTTATGCGGGCTCGTTGTCGGGATTTTGCTCGCCCGTTTTGCCCGGAAAAGGGAAGCCCCTCCACGCGCCTCCTTTTCCAAAACCAGGGAAAGAACGAGAGATGAGGATGTTTCTTGA
- a CDS encoding cation transporter: MNVYEKVRVARLSVFSNTLLVLFKLVVGLMINSVSVLSEAIHSGLDLLAALFALFAVRQSGKPPDEEHQFGHGKFENVAGVLEAVLIFLAAVWIIREAVQKLFSGAHVAAPLWGLIVMGVSGGVNLIVSSVLMKTAHATDSVALEADAWHLRTDVYTSLGVAAGLFLLWLTGFQIFDPLIAIGIALLIVKASFDLIAKALLPLLDTKLPPEEERIIKEIISRYGRSYVSFHKLRSRKAGSERHIDLHLVVPQNRSVATSHELCDEIEKAIRERFADVHVLIHVEPCRRGDVCLTCPERCELFPCPGGGSERNLPKEGE; encoded by the coding sequence GTGAATGTATATGAAAAGGTAAGGGTGGCAAGGCTCTCGGTTTTTTCCAATACCCTGCTCGTTCTTTTTAAGCTGGTAGTAGGATTGATGATTAATTCTGTAAGTGTGCTTTCAGAGGCAATTCATTCCGGGCTGGATCTCCTTGCCGCCCTCTTCGCCCTCTTTGCCGTGCGTCAGAGCGGGAAGCCGCCTGACGAAGAGCACCAGTTCGGGCACGGCAAGTTTGAAAATGTGGCGGGAGTTCTGGAGGCGGTTCTGATCTTTCTCGCGGCGGTTTGGATTATCCGGGAGGCAGTTCAGAAGCTTTTCTCAGGGGCGCATGTGGCCGCTCCCCTCTGGGGTTTGATCGTGATGGGGGTGTCGGGGGGCGTCAATCTCATAGTTTCCTCGGTGCTTATGAAAACCGCACACGCCACGGACTCCGTTGCTTTAGAGGCAGATGCCTGGCACCTCAGAACAGATGTTTATACCTCTCTGGGAGTGGCTGCAGGGTTATTTCTCCTGTGGCTCACCGGGTTTCAAATATTTGACCCCCTGATTGCGATCGGTATTGCCCTGTTAATTGTTAAGGCATCCTTCGATTTAATTGCGAAAGCCCTTCTCCCTCTTCTGGATACCAAGCTGCCGCCCGAGGAAGAGAGAATTATTAAAGAAATCATCAGTCGGTACGGGCGGAGCTACGTGAGTTTTCATAAACTGCGAAGCCGGAAGGCGGGTTCAGAGCGCCATATTGACCTTCATCTTGTGGTCCCTCAAAACAGGAGTGTTGCTACAAGCCACGAACTGTGTGATGAAATTGAAAAGGCTATTCGTGAAAGGTTTGCGGATGTTCATGTTTTAATTCACGTTGAGCCCTGCCGGAGAGGGGACGTCTGTTTAACCTGTCCGGAACGCTGTGAATTGTTTCCGTGTCCGGGCGGCGGTTCTGAAAGGAATTTGCCAAAAGAGGGAGAATAA
- the queA gene encoding tRNA preQ1(34) S-adenosylmethionine ribosyltransferase-isomerase QueA yields the protein MKVSDFDYYLPLELIAQYPAPEREGSRLLVLFRNTGEILHTVFSAVPDYLAPGDVLVLNETKVFPARLIGRRADTGGRLEVVLLNEKEPGLWEALVRPGRRARPGLTLVFGDGELQAEVGERTEAGGRMLKFSDASAFWEKLFRIGEVPLPPYIKRKPEKIDQARYQTVYARVPGSVAAPTAGLHFTPELLHKIEQKGVHLVRTLLHVGLGTFRPVRVEEVERHQMHAEYWKLEEGAASLINAARRRGSRVIAVGTTVVRVLETAAEGDYVKAGEGWTRLFIYPGYRFRIIDGLITNFHLPRSTLLMLVCAFAGRTRVLHAYQEAVARRYRFFSYGDAMLII from the coding sequence GTGAAGGTAAGCGATTTCGACTACTATCTTCCTCTGGAACTCATTGCCCAGTACCCTGCCCCCGAACGAGAGGGCTCCCGTCTCCTTGTTTTATTTCGGAACACCGGTGAAATCCTCCACACCGTTTTTTCGGCGGTGCCGGACTATCTCGCGCCCGGCGATGTCCTGGTGCTTAACGAGACCAAAGTATTTCCCGCGCGCCTGATCGGAAGGAGGGCCGACACCGGGGGGCGGCTGGAAGTTGTGCTGTTAAATGAGAAGGAGCCGGGCCTCTGGGAAGCGCTGGTGCGGCCCGGGCGCCGCGCCCGTCCGGGTCTGACCCTGGTTTTTGGAGATGGGGAGCTTCAGGCGGAAGTAGGGGAGCGGACGGAAGCGGGGGGGAGGATGCTGAAATTTTCCGATGCCTCTGCTTTTTGGGAAAAACTGTTCCGAATCGGAGAGGTCCCTCTTCCTCCCTATATCAAGAGAAAACCTGAAAAAATAGACCAAGCGCGGTATCAAACTGTTTACGCCCGGGTGCCGGGTTCAGTTGCCGCGCCTACGGCAGGACTCCACTTTACTCCCGAATTGCTTCACAAGATTGAGCAGAAAGGGGTTCACCTTGTCCGCACGCTGCTCCACGTGGGCTTGGGAACCTTTCGTCCTGTCCGCGTCGAAGAGGTAGAGAGGCACCAGATGCACGCGGAATACTGGAAGCTGGAAGAAGGGGCGGCGAGCCTGATCAACGCGGCCCGGAGGCGGGGAAGCCGCGTGATTGCCGTCGGCACCACCGTGGTGAGGGTCCTGGAAACCGCCGCTGAGGGTGATTATGTAAAAGCCGGCGAAGGCTGGACGCGCCTGTTCATCTATCCTGGTTACCGTTTTCGCATCATCGACGGACTGATTACAAATTTTCACCTCCCCCGTTCTACCCTTTTGATGCTTGTCTGCGCCTTTGCGGGGCGGACGCGCGTCCTGCACGCCTACCAGGAAGCCGTAGCTCGCAGGTACCGTTTTTTTAGCTACGGTGACGCAATGTTAATTATCTGA